From the Kiritimatiellaceae bacterium genome, one window contains:
- a CDS encoding DUF1566 domain-containing protein, producing the protein MNICSRKASSTSSPQAAKTPSIILKLSAPSRLERLKGSGRETVLLALIASTVTLIAGSVFAAEPTYVVVGTGQTKCYDDRSEIAAPQPGQPFYGQDAQHSVNPPSYKDNGDGTVSDLNTGLMWVKVRGEKTNWDFAVAGAKTCRVGGYDDWRMPTIKELYSLINFNGGCAGTVASSTPYIDTKYFDFVYGDESKGVRIIDCQDWSATEYIGTTMNGNPTVFGVNFADGRIKGYPKSSPRGENKLFMRYVRGNQDYGKNDFKDNADGTVIDRATGLMWQQSDSGKGLNWQEALAWVQKMNAGNYLGHNDWRLPNAKELQSIVDYSAVPAIDQKFFKMSDPEAWYWTGTSHLDGPVDRRGVAAVYVTFGKATGWMKLPPSPDVKLLDVHGAGAQRSDPKVGDPAQFPQGRGPQGDVIRIYNRVRLVRNTL; encoded by the coding sequence ATGAATATCTGCTCTCGCAAAGCGAGTTCGACAAGCTCACCGCAGGCCGCTAAGACGCCAAGCATCATTTTGAAATTATCTGCGCCTTCGCGCCTTGAGCGACTGAAGGGAAGCGGGCGAGAAACCGTTCTGTTAGCTTTGATTGCATCCACTGTTACTCTCATCGCCGGTTCGGTGTTTGCTGCTGAACCGACTTATGTCGTCGTCGGTACAGGACAGACGAAGTGCTATGATGACCGCAGCGAGATCGCGGCACCGCAACCGGGTCAGCCGTTCTACGGTCAGGATGCGCAACACAGCGTGAACCCGCCCAGCTACAAAGACAACGGCGACGGCACCGTCAGCGATCTCAACACCGGACTGATGTGGGTGAAAGTGCGCGGCGAAAAGACGAACTGGGACTTCGCTGTCGCGGGCGCGAAGACGTGTCGCGTCGGCGGTTATGACGACTGGCGGATGCCGACGATCAAGGAACTTTATTCGCTGATCAACTTCAACGGCGGGTGCGCCGGAACGGTGGCGAGTTCAACGCCGTATATCGACACAAAATATTTCGACTTTGTTTACGGCGACGAATCCAAAGGCGTGCGCATCATCGACTGTCAGGACTGGTCAGCGACGGAATACATCGGCACAACGATGAACGGCAACCCCACTGTCTTCGGCGTAAACTTCGCCGACGGCCGCATCAAGGGCTATCCGAAATCCAGTCCGCGCGGCGAAAACAAACTGTTCATGCGCTATGTACGCGGCAACCAGGACTACGGGAAAAATGACTTCAAAGATAATGCCGACGGCACGGTCATCGACCGCGCCACCGGTCTGATGTGGCAGCAGAGCGACAGCGGCAAAGGACTGAACTGGCAGGAGGCGCTGGCGTGGGTTCAAAAAATGAACGCCGGAAATTATCTCGGACACAACGACTGGCGGCTGCCGAACGCAAAAGAACTGCAAAGCATTGTGGATTATTCAGCCGTTCCCGCTATTGATCAAAAGTTCTTCAAAATGAGCGATCCGGAAGCATGGTACTGGACTGGCACCTCACACCTTGACGGCCCTGTCGACCGGCGCGGCGTCGCCGCCGTTTACGTTACATTCGGCAAAGCCACCGGCTGGATGAAGCTGCCGCCGTCGCCGGATGTCAAACTTCTCGACGTCCACGGTGCCGGCGCCCAACGCAGCGATCCGAAGGTCGGCGATCCGGCGCAATTTCCGCAAGGTCGCGGGCCGCAGGGCGACGTCATCCGCATCTACAATCGCGTTCGCCTTGTGAGAAACACGCTTTAG
- the dinD gene encoding DNA damage-inducible protein D, translating to MKTELIQSLTSTFEAHAQQTEGGVEYWLARDLQALLGYTEWRNFNSAAVSRAKTACEHSGHPVADHFVGVNKMVVLGSGSQREIEDIMLTRYACYLIAQNGDPRKQEIAFAQTYFAIQTRRAEIIEQRLLEAERVSARKKLSVTEKELSEVIYEQTGGNEDFALIRSKGDQALFSKSTRAMKAQWKVPDNRPLADFAPTIILKAKDFAAEITIFNARQHGMTSEAAISDEHVTNNKAVRDTLLERGIRPEHLPAAEDVKKVQRRIASEGKKSLKNPSAFPMGEDE from the coding sequence ATGAAAACGGAACTTATCCAAAGCCTGACATCAACCTTTGAGGCGCACGCCCAGCAAACCGAAGGCGGTGTGGAGTACTGGCTCGCCCGAGACCTTCAAGCCCTGCTCGGCTACACAGAATGGCGGAACTTCAATAGCGCTGCCGTTTCCAGAGCAAAAACCGCCTGTGAACACTCCGGACATCCTGTTGCAGACCATTTTGTTGGCGTCAACAAAATGGTTGTTCTTGGTTCTGGCAGTCAGCGGGAGATTGAGGACATCATGCTTACCCGCTACGCCTGCTACCTGATCGCCCAGAACGGTGATCCGCGCAAACAGGAGATCGCTTTTGCTCAGACTTACTTTGCCATCCAGACCCGTCGTGCGGAAATCATTGAACAGCGCCTTCTGGAAGCCGAACGGGTTTCAGCGCGGAAAAAACTCAGCGTCACCGAAAAAGAGCTGTCGGAGGTTATCTATGAACAAACCGGCGGGAATGAGGACTTTGCCCTGATCCGCAGTAAAGGTGATCAGGCGTTGTTCAGCAAAAGCACCCGCGCCATGAAAGCGCAGTGGAAAGTACCGGACAACCGTCCGCTGGCCGACTTTGCTCCGACCATCATTCTTAAAGCCAAGGACTTTGCCGCCGAAATCACCATCTTCAACGCCCGGCAGCACGGCATGACCAGTGAAGCGGCCATTTCGGATGAACATGTCACCAACAATAAAGCCGTACGCGACACGCTGCTTGAACGCGGCATTCGTCCCGAACACCTGCCCGCCGCCGAGGATGTCAAAAAAGTCCAACGCCGCATCGCTTCCGAAGGAAAGAAGTCGCTCAAAAACCCATCGGCTTTTCCGATGGGAGAAGATGAATGA
- a CDS encoding ABC transporter permease, which produces MTKLLLNSLRFYWRAHLGVLLGTVLAAAVLTGSLLVGDSVKGSLNKFALQRLGGIRQAMYTPHRFFSRSLAEKIPDGAAVLQLRGIAITDSKQINRVQVVGTDSNFWNFAGTDIQLSENETALNEKLAAALGVRVGDEISLRIEKPGLLPGDAPLASQKDNQTVRARFTVRRILSDDELGRFSLSANQVAPYNAFVNLQELENRTELQGKANLLLTAADAAAALKQNWTLDDFGFRFRQHGALIQLESDQVYLEPEAVRAALSISGAEGTLTYLVNSISKEQKSTPYSFVIAKDGDELRDDEIILSRWLADELSAKPGDPVAMNYFEVQPSGRFVERERTFTVRRIAEMNELAVERELAPEFPGLTDVERCADWDVGIPMEKAQLDNEANKAYWDEYRQTPKAIVSLKAGQAMWANRFGNLTSVRWPQGGAVAEEFRARFVPAAAGFVFQPAREQALASVNNAMDFGQLFVGMSFFLIAAALMLTGLLFVFGIQQRAEEMGILLATGWMPSAVRRLFFLEGGAIALAGSLIGSGLGTVYTKLLILGLATCWQGAVANSAIQYFARPGTVLTGAAASFVCAILSIGIAMRRQTKHSARELLTADFSQPPPSTPRRAGGFVAVMCGLGAAGTVACALFGEVQSVTMPFFGAGALLLVSGVLFCGIVLRRTGRNGSLSGLTGMALRNVTRRRGRSLTVIGLLACGCFLVFAVSSMKEDITAHADKPWSGTGGFQWFGESTLPVTDNPGGVRLRVRDGDDASCLNLNRARSPRLLGVDPDVMSKRKAFLNGEDVWQLLKLELPDGVVPALVGDSDTAMWGLEAKTGVEQGALLDYRDEAGNNFKVRLVGRLPMRLSVFQGTLLISEQRFVEKFPGEEGYRMFLFDDQAADAAAMKKYARDGMDVVPSTKRLMEFYAVESTYLAMFLLLGALGLAVGSMGMGVVVLRNVQDRRAEIALLRAVGYRNGDLRKLLFIEHGLLFAAGLGVGGIASVVAMTPALIISKSQTSVGFLFDLLAVVVICGAVCMSAAIRVSLRGDALRGLRNE; this is translated from the coding sequence ATGACCAAGCTGTTGCTGAACAGTTTACGATTCTACTGGCGGGCGCATCTTGGCGTACTGCTGGGAACCGTTCTGGCGGCGGCGGTGCTGACCGGCTCACTGCTGGTGGGCGATTCGGTGAAGGGGTCGCTGAACAAGTTTGCGCTGCAGCGGCTGGGCGGAATCCGGCAGGCGATGTACACGCCGCACCGTTTTTTTTCGCGCAGTCTGGCTGAAAAAATTCCAGACGGTGCGGCGGTGCTTCAATTGCGCGGTATCGCGATCACGGATAGTAAGCAGATCAATCGCGTGCAGGTTGTCGGCACCGATTCCAATTTCTGGAATTTTGCCGGAACAGATATTCAGCTCTCGGAGAACGAGACGGCATTGAACGAAAAACTGGCGGCGGCACTCGGCGTTCGGGTCGGCGACGAGATTTCGCTGCGGATCGAAAAGCCGGGACTGTTGCCGGGTGATGCGCCGCTGGCTTCACAAAAAGACAACCAGACCGTGCGCGCGCGGTTTACCGTCAGGCGCATTCTCAGTGACGACGAGCTGGGCCGCTTCAGTCTGTCGGCCAATCAGGTGGCGCCGTACAACGCCTTCGTGAATTTACAGGAACTGGAAAATCGAACAGAGCTTCAAGGTAAAGCCAATCTGCTGCTGACCGCCGCCGATGCGGCCGCAGCGCTTAAACAGAACTGGACACTTGACGATTTCGGTTTCCGGTTCCGCCAGCATGGCGCGCTGATACAGCTGGAGTCCGATCAGGTTTATCTGGAACCGGAGGCGGTTCGCGCGGCGCTTTCGATTTCAGGCGCAGAAGGAACGCTGACCTATCTGGTGAATTCGATTTCAAAAGAGCAGAAGTCGACGCCGTATTCGTTTGTCATCGCTAAGGACGGTGACGAACTGCGCGACGATGAAATCATCCTGAGCCGCTGGCTGGCGGATGAACTCAGCGCGAAGCCGGGCGACCCGGTGGCGATGAACTATTTTGAGGTGCAGCCGTCTGGACGGTTTGTTGAACGCGAACGCACATTCACCGTCCGCCGGATTGCGGAAATGAATGAACTGGCTGTTGAGCGCGAACTGGCGCCGGAGTTTCCCGGTCTGACGGATGTCGAGCGTTGCGCGGATTGGGATGTCGGAATCCCGATGGAGAAAGCGCAACTGGATAATGAAGCGAACAAGGCGTATTGGGACGAATACCGGCAGACGCCGAAAGCCATTGTCTCGCTGAAAGCCGGGCAGGCGATGTGGGCGAACCGCTTCGGCAATTTAACGTCGGTGCGCTGGCCGCAGGGCGGCGCGGTGGCGGAAGAGTTCCGCGCTCGATTTGTTCCGGCGGCGGCCGGATTTGTTTTTCAGCCGGCGCGCGAACAGGCGCTGGCATCGGTCAATAACGCGATGGATTTCGGCCAGCTGTTTGTCGGTATGAGCTTTTTCCTGATCGCCGCCGCGCTGATGCTGACCGGTCTGCTTTTTGTTTTTGGTATTCAGCAGCGCGCGGAAGAAATGGGAATTCTGCTTGCGACCGGCTGGATGCCGTCCGCCGTCCGCCGCCTTTTCTTTTTAGAAGGCGGCGCGATTGCGCTGGCGGGTTCGCTGATTGGCTCAGGACTCGGAACCGTCTATACAAAACTGCTGATTCTTGGACTGGCTACCTGCTGGCAGGGCGCTGTAGCCAACTCGGCGATTCAATATTTTGCCCGGCCCGGTACGGTGCTGACCGGCGCGGCGGCGAGTTTCGTTTGCGCGATCCTCTCCATCGGCATCGCGATGCGGCGGCAGACAAAGCATTCCGCTCGCGAATTGCTGACGGCCGATTTTTCGCAGCCGCCTCCGTCAACGCCGCGGCGCGCCGGAGGATTTGTTGCTGTTATGTGCGGGTTGGGCGCGGCCGGAACGGTTGCCTGTGCACTGTTCGGCGAAGTGCAGAGTGTCACGATGCCGTTTTTCGGCGCGGGCGCTTTGCTACTGGTTTCGGGAGTTCTGTTTTGCGGCATCGTGCTACGCCGGACAGGACGGAATGGAAGCCTGTCCGGTCTCACCGGCATGGCATTGCGCAATGTCACACGGCGGCGCGGACGCAGTCTGACGGTGATCGGTCTGCTGGCCTGCGGATGTTTTCTGGTCTTCGCGGTTTCGTCGATGAAGGAAGATATAACGGCGCACGCCGATAAACCGTGGTCCGGCACCGGCGGGTTTCAGTGGTTCGGTGAATCCACGCTGCCGGTCACTGATAATCCGGGCGGAGTCCGGCTACGCGTCCGCGACGGCGACGACGCCAGCTGTCTCAATCTGAATCGCGCCCGCTCGCCGCGCCTGCTGGGCGTCGATCCAGATGTGATGTCGAAGCGCAAAGCATTTTTAAACGGCGAAGATGTTTGGCAGTTACTGAAACTCGAACTGCCGGACGGTGTGGTTCCGGCGCTGGTCGGCGACTCGGACACGGCGATGTGGGGACTGGAAGCGAAGACTGGCGTGGAGCAGGGCGCATTGCTCGACTATCGCGACGAAGCCGGAAATAATTTCAAGGTCAGACTGGTCGGACGCCTGCCGATGCGCCTGTCGGTTTTCCAGGGAACGCTTCTGATTTCCGAACAGCGGTTTGTTGAAAAGTTTCCCGGCGAAGAAGGCTACCGCATGTTTCTGTTCGATGATCAGGCTGCTGATGCCGCGGCGATGAAGAAGTATGCGCGGGACGGAATGGACGTTGTCCCTTCGACAAAACGGCTGATGGAATTTTACGCGGTCGAATCGACATACCTTGCGATGTTTCTGCTGCTGGGCGCGCTGGGGCTGGCCGTCGGCAGTATGGGCATGGGCGTGGTGGTTCTGCGCAATGTGCAGGATCGTCGCGCCGAAATCGCGCTGCTCCGTGCGGTCGGCTACCGAAACGGCGACTTGCGGAAACTACTTTTCATCGAACACGGACTGCTTTTCGCGGCGGGACTCGGTGTCGGCGGTATCGCGTCGGTTGTGGCGATGACTCCGGCGCTGATCATTTCGAAGTCGCAAACTTCCGTCGGATTTCTGTTCGATCTGCTGGCCGTCGTTGTTATCTGCGGCGCGGTTTGTATGAGCGCCGCGATCCGCGTTTCGCTGCGCGGCGATGCATTGCGCGGCCTGCGCAACGAATAG
- a CDS encoding ABC transporter ATP-binding protein, whose amino-acid sequence MLSLKNISKRYDEKTPVLSGVDLSLMAGESVAITGPSGCGKSTLLNIIGTLERPDAGTLEFAGKNLLALNEKETAEFRNRQIGFVFQLHHLLPQCSILENVLVPTLVNKDSAAAKARALQLLERVGLSGRLNHRPGQLSGGERQRVAVVRALMNRPQLLLADEPTGSLSREGAEQLVQLLLELNREENLALIMVTHSTRLAEKMDRVLTLESGKLK is encoded by the coding sequence ATGCTGAGCCTTAAAAACATTTCAAAACGGTATGACGAGAAAACCCCGGTGCTGTCCGGCGTTGATCTCTCGTTGATGGCTGGCGAAAGCGTGGCGATTACCGGGCCGTCTGGATGCGGCAAGAGCACACTACTGAATATCATCGGAACCCTGGAGCGCCCCGATGCGGGCACGCTGGAGTTCGCCGGAAAAAATCTGCTGGCGCTGAATGAAAAAGAAACGGCGGAGTTCCGCAACCGGCAGATCGGTTTTGTTTTTCAACTGCACCATCTGCTTCCGCAATGTTCGATTCTGGAAAATGTGCTGGTGCCAACGCTGGTGAACAAAGACTCCGCCGCCGCCAAAGCGCGTGCTCTGCAATTGCTGGAGCGGGTCGGTCTTTCCGGACGGCTGAATCACCGTCCGGGACAACTGTCCGGCGGCGAGCGTCAGCGTGTGGCGGTGGTGAGGGCGCTGATGAACCGTCCGCAATTACTGCTGGCCGACGAGCCGACCGGCTCGCTCAGCCGCGAAGGAGCTGAACAGCTGGTACAGCTTTTACTGGAACTCAACCGCGAAGAAAATCTGGCGCTGATTATGGTGACGCATTCGACACGTCTGGCAGAAAAGATGGATCGGGTGCTGACGCTTGAGAGCGGAAAGCTGAAATGA
- a CDS encoding PQQ-binding-like beta-propeller repeat protein, with product MSANKKNPETDRKDAKAQRFCGLRVLASLRSSIVVVLLACSATPVFAEWGTYHGGADLRGVSEAALPETPQRLWRYNAGGAVNNTPVSDGERIFFTAKKGLVTAIDLKGSEVWKKNFTRTNETGATMPVRFDAPLICAEGTVLAGTASGMLIALDVKTGVEKWRYDTGGVIVGSPNWINTNQVVVIDQSAGVLHGLDLASGKLLWKTDGMERSDGSPGVGSGRIVFGSCMSALHVYSAADGSHLRDIEVGDDSQVAGGAAVDGNLIFAGTRDGSLICADMETGKIIWSSAESKEQTFSTPAVTGDKVIYSSDNGFVYAVTRADGRLLWSFNASGLPTSPVVAKDKVAVSSDGVLYLLNLADGRKLWSQEVSDGISSPALIGGLLVVGADDGTVGAYGEINNAEP from the coding sequence ATGAGCGCGAACAAAAAAAATCCAGAAACTGACCGCAAAGACGCCAAGGCGCAAAGATTCTGTGGCCTTCGTGTCTTAGCGTCTTTGCGGTCATCCATCGTGGTTGTTTTGTTGGCCTGTTCCGCCACGCCGGTTTTTGCGGAGTGGGGAACCTACCACGGCGGAGCGGATTTGCGCGGCGTCTCGGAAGCGGCTTTGCCGGAAACGCCGCAACGGCTGTGGCGGTACAACGCAGGCGGCGCGGTTAATAACACACCGGTGTCGGACGGCGAGCGGATTTTCTTCACGGCAAAAAAAGGACTGGTGACCGCTATCGATTTGAAAGGTTCCGAAGTCTGGAAGAAAAATTTTACACGCACGAACGAAACCGGCGCGACGATGCCGGTTCGGTTCGATGCGCCGCTGATCTGTGCTGAAGGCACCGTACTCGCCGGAACGGCATCCGGCATGCTGATCGCGCTGGATGTAAAAACCGGCGTGGAAAAATGGCGCTATGATACTGGCGGCGTGATTGTCGGTTCGCCAAACTGGATTAATACAAACCAGGTCGTAGTCATCGATCAGTCAGCCGGTGTGCTGCATGGTCTGGATCTTGCCAGCGGAAAGCTACTGTGGAAAACGGATGGCATGGAGCGGAGCGACGGTTCGCCGGGAGTTGGAAGCGGACGGATTGTTTTTGGCAGCTGCATGTCCGCGCTACATGTCTATTCGGCGGCGGACGGAAGTCATTTGCGTGACATTGAGGTCGGCGACGACTCGCAGGTGGCTGGCGGCGCAGCGGTGGATGGAAACCTGATTTTTGCCGGAACGCGCGACGGAAGTCTGATTTGCGCTGACATGGAGACTGGCAAAATCATCTGGAGCAGTGCGGAGTCGAAGGAGCAGACGTTTTCCACCCCAGCGGTGACGGGCGATAAAGTGATTTACTCTTCCGACAACGGTTTTGTTTATGCGGTAACTCGTGCTGATGGCCGTCTGCTGTGGAGCTTTAATGCCAGTGGCCTGCCGACCTCGCCGGTCGTGGCGAAGGACAAAGTCGCGGTTTCGTCGGATGGCGTTTTGTATTTGCTGAATCTGGCCGACGGCCGGAAGCTGTGGTCGCAGGAAGTCAGCGACGGAATCAGTTCGCCTGCGCTGATCGGCGGACTGCTGGTGGTCGGCGCGGATGACGGAACGGTGGGTGCTTACGGGGAGATAAATAATGCTGAGCCTTAA
- a CDS encoding glycosyltransferase family 4 protein gives MKVVHIVPGSGGTFYCQNCMRDAALVQALRRQGVDVVMVPMYLPMFVDGSPVQDHTPVFFGGINVWLQQQIPLFRKTPRWLDQWLDSKWMLRRAAQMEGTTSAAGLGKMTLSMLEGSDGNQRKEVVRLVQWLAENEKPDVVQLSNALLIGLAGEIKAALNVPVVCMLQDEDEWLDKINPPFNQSCWQAIAARCKDVDRFISVSRWFADRMSARLKIARDKIDVVHIGIDLNGYEPAALDLNPPVLGYLSRMSPAQGFDRLVDAFIELKKVPELKNLKLRATGGAVGTNKTFVAGLQKKLAACGLADDAEFIEDFSRENRQAFLKSLSVMCVPVEQGEAFGTFIIEALAAGVPVVQPDAGAFPELIEATGGGVIYHDLVSALRELLTNPEELRRLGQQGRTAVMKNFSVETMAQKMVSVYKGLVK, from the coding sequence ATGAAAGTCGTACACATAGTTCCCGGTTCCGGCGGTACGTTTTACTGCCAGAACTGTATGCGCGACGCGGCGCTGGTACAGGCGTTGCGGCGGCAGGGTGTCGATGTGGTGATGGTACCGATGTATCTGCCGATGTTCGTTGACGGCAGTCCGGTGCAGGATCATACGCCGGTTTTCTTCGGCGGCATCAATGTCTGGCTTCAGCAGCAGATTCCTCTGTTCCGCAAAACGCCGCGCTGGCTTGATCAGTGGCTTGATTCAAAATGGATGTTGCGGCGTGCGGCGCAAATGGAAGGGACGACTTCAGCGGCAGGACTGGGCAAGATGACTCTTTCGATGCTGGAAGGTTCGGACGGAAATCAGCGTAAAGAAGTCGTGCGGCTGGTGCAATGGCTGGCGGAAAACGAAAAGCCGGATGTGGTGCAGCTCTCGAACGCATTACTGATCGGATTGGCGGGAGAAATTAAAGCCGCGCTGAATGTCCCAGTGGTCTGCATGTTGCAGGACGAGGACGAATGGCTGGATAAAATTAATCCGCCGTTCAATCAGTCCTGCTGGCAGGCCATCGCGGCCCGCTGCAAAGACGTTGACCGGTTTATTTCTGTGAGCCGCTGGTTTGCCGACCGGATGAGTGCGCGGCTCAAAATTGCGCGGGACAAAATCGACGTGGTGCATATCGGCATTGATTTAAACGGCTACGAACCGGCGGCGCTTGATTTGAATCCGCCGGTGCTGGGTTATCTTTCGCGCATGAGTCCGGCGCAGGGGTTTGACCGTTTGGTGGATGCGTTTATTGAGCTGAAGAAAGTTCCGGAATTGAAAAACCTGAAGTTGCGCGCGACAGGCGGTGCGGTCGGTACAAATAAAACGTTTGTTGCCGGTCTTCAGAAAAAACTGGCGGCGTGCGGACTCGCGGACGATGCGGAGTTTATTGAGGACTTCAGCCGCGAAAACCGGCAGGCGTTTTTAAAATCGCTGTCGGTGATGTGTGTGCCTGTGGAGCAGGGCGAGGCGTTCGGTACTTTTATTATCGAAGCACTGGCGGCGGGCGTGCCGGTGGTTCAGCCGGATGCCGGGGCGTTTCCCGAACTGATCGAAGCGACCGGCGGTGGAGTCATTTATCACGATCTGGTGTCTGCGCTGCGTGAACTGTTGACGAATCCGGAAGAACTTCGGCGGCTCGGACAACAAGGCCGCACGGCGGTAATGAAAAACTTCAGCGTCGAGACGATGGCGCAGAAGATGGTTTCGGTTTACAAAGGACTGGTAAAATGA
- a CDS encoding HipA domain-containing protein: MSDRNCPICLDALREGDAASHTACCKKLFGTNEQPILPYTWEGLNSLAEQVIRQHVAVPGVQPKLSLHLDRQGKTSGGRLTLVGLEGGYILKPPVARYPEMPELEHLTMLMARQFGIETAECGLVPLEDGQRAFITRRMDRPDGNKLHMEDLCQLTDRLTEQKYRSSMEQAGRAVLRYCSNPLFEALRLFDLTVFCFLTGNADMHLKNFSLLYAPGREIRLAPAYDLLPSVLLLPEDPEETALTLNGKKRKLKPEDFLKFGTALQLTERQIQNSLRRISTAMDSGLALIERSFCSGEMKVRYRALIAERSARLFG; encoded by the coding sequence ATGAGTGACAGAAACTGCCCGATTTGTCTGGATGCGTTGCGTGAAGGAGACGCGGCGTCCCATACGGCATGCTGCAAAAAGCTGTTCGGTACGAATGAGCAGCCGATTTTACCGTACACCTGGGAAGGGCTGAATTCGCTGGCGGAGCAAGTGATCCGGCAGCATGTCGCGGTTCCGGGAGTTCAGCCTAAACTGTCGCTGCATCTGGATCGTCAGGGGAAGACCTCAGGCGGACGGTTGACTCTCGTCGGGCTTGAGGGCGGATATATTCTCAAGCCGCCGGTTGCACGCTACCCCGAAATGCCTGAACTGGAGCATTTGACGATGCTCATGGCGCGGCAATTCGGGATCGAGACCGCCGAATGCGGACTGGTTCCGCTGGAGGACGGACAACGGGCCTTTATTACCCGCCGCATGGATCGCCCCGATGGAAACAAACTGCACATGGAAGACCTGTGTCAGCTGACCGACCGGTTGACGGAGCAGAAATACCGCAGCTCCATGGAGCAGGCCGGCCGGGCCGTTCTGCGCTATTGTTCCAATCCGTTGTTTGAAGCCCTGCGGCTGTTTGATTTGACCGTCTTTTGCTTCCTGACCGGCAATGCCGATATGCATCTGAAAAACTTTTCACTGCTCTATGCGCCGGGCCGTGAAATCCGGCTGGCCCCGGCCTACGACCTGCTTCCGTCCGTTCTGCTGCTGCCGGAAGATCCGGAAGAAACGGCGCTGACGCTGAACGGAAAAAAACGAAAATTGAAACCGGAAGATTTTCTGAAATTCGGTACCGCGCTGCAGTTGACCGAACGGCAGATTCAAAACAGTCTTCGAAGAATCAGCACGGCCATGGATTCCGGACTCGCTCTGATTGAGAGAAGTTTCTGCTCCGGCGAAATGAAAGTTCGGTACCGGGCCTTGATTGCGGAGCGATCCGCCCGTTTGTTCGGATGA
- a CDS encoding phosphatidylinositol kinase, with the protein MRRAEIYLFNRQAGILEEHDQGYRFSYSSAYVSSAGAMAISLSLPLQNEPYEDKRLFPFFDGLIPEGWLLDLAEKTWKLDPRDRMGLLLACCRDCIGAVSVVPAESTDHE; encoded by the coding sequence ATGAGGCGCGCTGAAATCTATCTCTTTAATCGTCAGGCGGGGATTCTGGAAGAGCATGATCAGGGATATCGTTTCTCCTATTCATCTGCGTATGTGTCTTCTGCCGGCGCCATGGCGATCAGTCTGTCGCTCCCGCTTCAGAATGAGCCGTATGAAGACAAGCGTCTGTTTCCATTTTTCGATGGATTGATTCCGGAGGGCTGGCTGCTGGATCTCGCAGAAAAAACCTGGAAACTGGATCCGCGGGATCGGATGGGATTATTGCTGGCCTGCTGCCGTGACTGCATCGGCGCGGTCAGCGTTGTTCCGGCGGAGAGCACTGATCATGAGTGA
- a CDS encoding helix-turn-helix transcriptional regulator has product MKPLVQFVKEKRRELRLTQHDLADRAGVGLRFIRDLEQGKESLRLDKVNQVLALFGRRMEPVPFQLELKNEAR; this is encoded by the coding sequence ATGAAACCGCTGGTTCAATTCGTTAAAGAGAAGCGCAGGGAGTTGAGACTGACTCAGCACGATCTCGCAGACCGGGCGGGAGTCGGGCTTCGTTTTATCCGCGATCTGGAGCAGGGCAAGGAGTCTCTGCGGCTCGATAAAGTGAATCAGGTTTTAGCTTTGTTTGGCCGGCGGATGGAACCCGTTCCCTTTCAATTGGAGCTGAAAAATGAGGCGCGCTGA